gcgtgtgtgtgtgtgtgtatatttctcaTGTATACATGTCTCATGTGCATGGGATACATTTAATCcatgttttcagtgacattttaaTCTGTCATTAGACagagagtgggggggtgggggtagagagagggggggtgcacatgtgatgtgtttgtttgtaagATGCAGAGAATAAGTCATCATGGCAAAACAGGAAACAACAAGgccataggagagagagagagagagagagagagagagagagagagagagagagagagagtttatgtgtcACATTCTGACAGCCAGCTTAAAAAATGAGTTTAGATTAGATTCCTTATTGTCCCATTATAGCCCATATATGTCCCATATATATTTGTTTTCACGTCAGgtaaggggtgcatttctcaaaagagaagttgttagcctgttagcaacttccatagttgccaatgggaaaatgcattgaaaacaacaaagtagctaatgtagtaagcaactttggttttgagagaTGCAGCCCAGGTCAGGTAGATAAGTTCCATCAGGATCAGCATTAATCAGAGCTTTAGTGATTCACATCTCATTCATTTCATATAGGTTACATAGTCCAtgcatcagggatgtcaaactcaggcccgggggccaaatctggcccgcgagccattttattcggcccgcaagatcatttcgaatatgtgttgcagttggcccacatacaccattaatgtatagtgtaacaagacttgaagaTTACATTTGCCGTGTCACAGGATGTAAAGATGCATCTAAATTACCATGTATGatggtaaagagtgtgtgtgaaatttaactatgagtataaaGTTGGATGTACACAAAATGttagtccattttttttaaataaatggtgagttcggcccgcaacttcgttccagattttgatgttggccctcagtcaaattgagtttgacacccctgatttacattagtggtgtcaacaatgatcgattcggcgatgcaatccaatacggggcatggacgatccagaatcgatccggcaagttccagaatcgatccggcaatttttttaagtttcaattacttccatggatatttcgggagcaaatgaatgttaaattaaataaatgcacttcaaaacattgcaagactgatacagactgttACAGAAAACAgctaataaattgttgctcagtatctgactacttgtattgcctcatcatgactgattaaacatatgctttgctttcaatagatatgtaatgcattacaatgcattgtagaattgaatcggatcggatcgcatagattcgaatcgaatcgaatcgctacctcccgaatcgtgatcgaatcggatcgtgagggtagtgccgatccacaccattAATAAGTATACATATAAGCATcctcaaacatacacatacactcgtCTCACTAGCGTAACACAGTGCTTCAGGCCCCCTgcagctaccaagaatgggccccagaacgaacgaaaaaagagggcctaatatcaatTTAGAGGTGGCCCGTTTCATcctcaaacatacacatacacacatacactcagtgttgggaaagttcattttgtacgtgaactagttcaagttcaagttcacagctctcagaatgaactagttcgttcatagtcatatttttttcaaaatgaactagttctttcatagttcacaaaataaatgaactagttaatttcagttcaccccccccccaaaaaaaaataaataaataataataataataattgacaaagcccatataaatgctccacagatagccattatttaatgaattaattagtgttaacaaaaacattgctggatataactgtattttagttgtgcattagaacaacggtttattattattagtagtaatagagagtatagtccttaactgtgttttctgcagtgttgggaaagttaattGTCTACTagctcaccccccatgttgaaaacagtgtaggcctaattaacaAAGCCCATATTtaattagttttaacaatgagattgttagatattagtctactgtattttagttttgcattaagagtggtttatcagtcggcctagtagtcctttagagtgtttgttgtttagacactgtgtgtgctgaGCAATTTCACTTCTTTTCGGTTACTGTACGGGTGCGTGGATTCtctaacgttttcctgcactgttgttctctgtctcatgcgcaaaatttgacatcctgcaacatgccagtAGAAGACAgatttctcttgttgttggtgctgcgcgcAACGCATTTTAACTTAATTAGTaaagcgagagcactccacacttattccaaacgccctgaagacggtcgctagatgcgttaatctaaaaagtcaccgggaagtcagaaaactcgcacattgctggctggttgctggccgctctgttgtttgcttggtcccgcctctttgcacaAGACAAAAGACAATCTGAGAGAATGGTGTCTGACGCTGttagagagaatggataagacataGGCCTAATACTAGACTCTCTGACACACCTGTTTAGtcgcggtttctgcaggaatattaatgaaatctggtaactacggaatgaacggaatgataaactaatgaacgtgtcgttcatgggctccagaatgaacgcgttcatagttcattcatcatcttgtaaatattgtaggttcagttcacgttcgctcaaaatatgaactcgttcatgaactttcgttcattgaacgcgtcgccgttcgggtacaacactgcagacacTCCTCAGCTCCACTTACAGCCCATGCTTTTTACCTTCCCCTCTCATTTACCCAGCTATGCCAccgcacatacagtaggctacatcagtCCCCATGAAACACCTAGTATAGGtccagggccgtaactagacattgtcgaataccgaggtcaaatactgcgtgctgtactactGCATATTGtagatttagaatgcttcaaacacttcagtcaaactccaaACCAAAAGTttcttttcattaatcactgccttgaggataaatgggagtggcgtacacagactgaatttatcattgttgatcatatatcgattttcatcatagatacattttacattcctgaaaaaaaatacagaggacatgacctctgtgtcctcaatggtagttacggccatgtataGGTCCACTCCCTACTTCCTCCCTGCATACCCCAATGtaccatatacagctccaggccactttattagaatagtgtgaaaaagtttatttatttccataattccatcactaatgttaaactgtcatgtattatagattcatggcccagttttttaaaaatattccaatcattcaattgtttgtttttacatattttggccttccagctcaaaaaatgtgattatgatttttttttccataatcgtgctagcctggctctcgcgcagacccttagtgcttcgtgcatcttcgttacacttcgtgagctaaCCCCTAGTATAGGTCCACTCCTTACTTCCTCCCTGCATACCCCAATGTCACCATATACATCATCATGTAGCGAGTCCTTTCCCTTCTGTGATGGAAGAAAGGTGAAGAACCGGTTCAGAGGGTAGGATCTGCTTGCCATTGGACGGGCTCAGCGTGTGATGGCTTTGTCATTTGTGTCAGTGAGGCTGGGGGTGGAGAAATGTATTATTAATCTTGCATGATTAGTTGGAGATTCTGATGAGTTTGTCCAGCTGGCttaatggtaaaggtgctggtttagagatatggaggttgtgagtttgaattccacttggacccatgttgattttcaaaattatatcatatgctgtgttccttagccaacttaaaatagtaTGTAtgccatttagtatcaatggcaaaggtgctggattacagatgtggaggttgtgagttcgaatcgcactcggacccatgttgattttcaaaatgatttcATAATTATAaccagtgttccttagccaacttaaaatagcatgtatttcatttagtatatccccaaaacgcggagctacaacactctcaagatggctgaatccaagatggctgaattgtttggcccataagttctgactgggtggatggatttttcccacatttcttttagctttgttttctcaatagtagtttgttttaaTAGTagttttaatttaggtatagagatatcaaaaatacaACTGCTCAGCTCTGTCCCAAAAGGCAAACCCgattccagcattttctgcgagaatgcaatctagtttatttCTGCAATAATAATTATATTTATTCTGTTTCACTCATTCATAAGTTCCTCAGGTTTGTCATATCCAAAAAGTCTGAAGTCAGCTTGGTATAGTTTATTGAGTTGTCTCCGCCACTCGTAAGGAATGCTGGCGAAATACTCTGAGTCCTGCTCCCAGCTGATTGTGGTTTGTTTCCGACCACTCACAGGGAAATTGACCACATTGTCCACACGCAGAATCCGCAGCAGGTGCTCAGCATCCTCGTCCAGTGTCTCCAGCTTGCCCACAAAGTCATAGTTGATCTGGCACGGGTGGCACATGCGGTATACCTGTCTCCAGTGGGGGTCATAGGGACCCCTCTTCTCCGTCTCGGGGTCCAGAAGGTACTGGATGAAGTGAGAGGATTTAGGCCTAATACCAGACGCCAACGATTCTGTAAATGAAGCTGGAGGTTTGGGGCACTTTCCATATTTTTTAAGCATGTCTCTGGCGTACAGTTTGTAGAAGACGTCATTTCTCTCCTCAAACTTGTTCCGGAAGGCGGAGATGAGCTTGACGAAGGGGTCTCTGACAAACAGGAACTTGGTGTACTTCTGCAGTTTGATCTTCATCATTTGCCGTGAGGAACTGCCATAGCGCTTCTTGAACTTGTCAAAGGTGAGTTGCAGGTTTTCTTCGTGGATCGCGTCGTGGGGAATATTCAAGGGGTCATGGTAAACCACACCACCAACCCGTCTCTCACTCAACACAGCCATTATTCTCTTCCAGTTGGTGCAGGCCACCTTTGGCACAAAGCAGTAGATGATCTTGTGACGGTCATCCATAATGAAGTGTTCCAATTCCTTGTCAGGAATGTCGTCAAACTTTCTATTCTTTCCAGGGAACGTGCTGTTGGCACTACAGACGCTACGAAACGTCTCTTCACGCTCCTTTTGCCTTTGTTTGAGCTTCTGTGAAATAGGGCTCAAGTGAATTTTCCACTTACGCATTAGAAGGACTTTGTCTGACTTAGATGAGTTGGGCTGGTGCTGAGCGTTCCCAGACAGGTGCTGCTCACTAAGCTGCTCCATAGGGTCCTTTATGTCGTCCAGGAACTGGTTGACAAAGGCATCGCTGACTGACAGGAAGGAAGCCTCTTCGTCCGCTGGCTGGGTCTTCTGGGGACCTCCCTCTAGCTGCTCTCCGGCACGGGGGCCAGATGTGGCGCTGTACAGTGTGGCCAAGGTGGCTGTTCCCATAGCGTTCCAGTAGGTGGCGATCAAAAGCAGAGTGAACATGCTCCACAGGATCAGAAGGCTCCATAATTCCCTGGACACCATATTCTCTGATGATCCTCTGACTGTCAAAGTATGGGGCCTATAAAACCTGTCAATAGGCTTGAGGTAGAGGGATGGAAAATGGAGGAGAAATAGAAAATTCACTGTCAGTAACAAATAAACACAGTAACTGAAAGTTCAAAGAAGCCATTAGGATTTCATTAAGGGCTGGGCGATTTTTCGATTTTGATTTTATTCGCGATATGTTTGTTTTATAAATGAGAAGTTTGATATGTCGACGCCTAAAAAAAATTCAAAGTTTTCACAGACCTGCAAACCCACTGACCACTGCCCTCAAGAAGCTAAGATAGTGCGAtagtgcgagcgagaaagaaaatttctgactagagacaggtgagtggagaataagagctggatagttaattaaggggcgttccaaatttttcTCTGCgttgaaattccaccgaatgacggcagagcggggaatgagatgcagctggttaaataggcctatcttttcgcgctgaattgAGGCgcatgacagttgagtggagaacagaatccAGGCGGTAAATTATGCATGGCAAACTTCCTTACGCTTCTCTCGACCTTtcgttttttaacaaaacgtgcatttaaaataaataaataaataaaatctctCCCTCCGAAGTGCAtagaaacatgaaataagttacatttaaaagctaggaccctcatcttgcattagaatgttttAATTCAGCCTTAAGATACccacattttttcattttaaaaagctcaaaggtcaaacaacgtatgcatctggctaaaatgggttaaaacaacACTTCCACGCATGGTTGTTGTAGAGAGCGTGCCCAGTTCTTATGCCACACGAAACTGACATAGAACTGGTCTTAAGCTCCCTCCTTTTTTAAACCTATGCTTGGtctgtatgaaatgttctctATTAAGTATGTCTctacatatactgtgtgtgtgtgtgtgtatacacacacacacacacacacacacacacacacacacacacacacacacacacacacacacacacacacacacacacacacacacacacacacacacacacagtcaccaccaACACTATCCCCACCAAGTCCACTTAAAACTGATAAGCATTTAACCAACATTCATGTAACGTCAGGTCAGTTGGATGTTGATTGTACCACAAATGACATGGTAGGCTATCACATGGAGGAAAGCATCTGATATGTAAGTGCAATGGCATGCACAGCAATGTCAGGATAGTCAATACAACTAGGTGAAGTAGTCTAGTTTAAAATACTGTAAACTACTAAGATGTGTAATTAATTGTAAAAATCTAAATACTGTGTTCATGGACTTTCAGATAATGTTTCAGAGCCAAAGGTGTTGCTTCATTAGgagggcagagcctgggtagACCAAacctgtttgcgtgcgtgcatgtgtgtgtgtgtgtgtgtgtgtgtgtgtgtgtgtgtgtgtgtgtgtgtgtgtgtgtgtgtgtgcgcgcgtgcgtgcgcgcacctgagtgcctgcgtgtctgcgtatgtatgcgtgtgttcttCTGAAGGCATTTTTCCCATTGCAGCCCTTGTGTTGCATTTTACCTCACACTACATTGCCTCATGCACatagcacacacagcacatagcataactagggtgaccagacgtcctctttttccaggacatgtcctacttttgagacctaaaaaatgtCCTGCCTGATTTTCATGGACTTTGAATGCCAAATGTGCTGAAAATCAAGAGGCAAAGGACATAggaacacagggctggactggccatctggcataccgggcatttgccGCTGGGCCCTGCAGCCTTGTGGGTCCctgttttcaaaaatgtaaaaaaaaattaaaaaaattaaaaagccaCATCAAGATGACTTACTGCTACTGCAcccaagagctgtgtgtgtgcgtgcgtgtgtgcaatgtgtgtgtgtgtgtgtgtgcatgcctgcgtgcgtgcgtacgtttgtgtgtgcgtacgtatgtgtgtgcatacgtatgtgtgtgtgtgtgtgtgtgtgtgtgtgtgtgtgtgtgtgtgtgtgtgtgtgtgtgtgtgtgtgtgtgtgtgtgtgtgtgtgtgtgcgtgcatgcatcccaTTGCAGCCCTTGTATTGTATTTTTACCTCACACTACATTCCTCATACACATAGCATAACAAAAGGGGAGCCAACACAAACTCTCCTCATTGGTACATCTTGATTCCAGGCACAGTGATGCCAGCCTGATTAccatcgtattgtattgtattgtattgtattgtattgtattgctcttggcctacaacgctgaaagtgttgcgccactataggagggcacggcctggctacagtGATCAATCATAATGACAGACACACTGGCATTCCAGAACAATATTCAGCACTTTGTCAGTTTTGGTGAAGCACTCGTGGTCTGTCACTGTCATCAACTGCTCCTCAACCATTAGAAAACACTAGACTCTTAGAAAACACATAATGCAATGATCTGTCTCCAAAAATGTGCctgtttattacctccgccaggaggttatgtgatcgcctgggtgtctgtgtgtgtgtgttgtctgtgtttgtttgttagttcgctgctattccactgcctgccacaaggtgcgcacggtgagcactgagcagaggcgtgtctgcgcctttctcagcaaggaacaggggagagactgccgccagctccaacaccaagtgcatttcacctaaaaagttgttcatttgcaggcagccttcatccgcaggcagtaatcagtcccgtcaaatgaattaccaccgctaccaaaaTTATTCAATTTCTGATGTGTGGCCTAGACTAGgcctatgttatcattgctgttgcgagaaggacagtgaccacccccgcagatcgctTGGTTCACAATggtgtcgaattaattacgttgtcaaaaaatatggaatatgtgatcgtgtacgttcacaatgttgttgtggactgtgacttaggctaggttcacaatcctgtcgaattaattaggctaccgttgccaaaataatttatggctctaggcctacgttcacaatgctggtaaaattcattacatccccttcgctacatttaaaaataaccccaagttgtttgcgagatggacagggatcagaaagtccgacagcatgcataatggtcGAGCACCGGCATATTCCTCACGGGTGAGCACGCCAttctaaacagtaggcctaaggaacagggtgggactgtctcctttgacgccagctcccacaccagtgctgctatcaacctaaaaagttgctcatcagcaggcagcctataacctgctacaccctcgttgaagttaacaaacaatgaTGTAAAATCAAtccgctgcctaaaatatgtgtgaagtggaagtgaattgttgcgagatggacagtgaccaccgcagatcattttggttgacaatgtcgaattaattgggtaccatcgccaaaaatatggaatttgtggctgtgtaagttcacaatcctggtcaaacacccccttcactaaatttaaaatcaagcccagttgcgagatagaccacaaattccgacagcaatgcccgtggactgattaacggtgaatagtgatttgaggaatggggggaagcaaatgccgcttcaaccgacagcgccaagaccaaccagtggcccatgagaacgatgcatataccatcgtaggcaaaaaaaaaaaaaaagaggccttacccttctgtggttgtttcagttttgttggtcaaaatcattacattcccttcattaattaggctctatcagcgcgtgatcacaatgtttcaaagcaggtagattttgcaaatgactgaactgacatgaatgtgtcattttgaaagttctgaaaggaatatagtcgttcagattggcaaagtgattatttttgtccattatctaattatgccatgcctggcggaggtatgtgatctcggagcacttttctagttgaaAATGTAATTATATAGGCCTAAACAAGCTTGACCCTTACCATGTATGTATAATACTGATATTTCTGTGGCTTAAATTAGCTTAATTTAGTTTTGATTAGCTGTTTGATTTTTGTACTGTGCGATGTATTGGGTGAATTGAGCTTTTTCAACTTTGCCTCTCCTTCATGACCAAGAAAATGTGTGACACCCTGAAAAGATGACCGGCatctgttctctccctctctctctctctccccccctctcgctctgtctctctctgtctctctctctcgctttcttctttgtcctcttttgttctctcttttatttgtgtttgtgctctAGTATTTACACAAGAATGGAGTTGTACACAGAGATCTGAAACCAGAAAACCTCCTCTACGCTGACATGTCCCTGGACGCTCCACTGAAGATaggtaataaacacatatcacacacacagacacacacacatacacgtgcgcacgcgcacacacacacatgcacacacacgcgcgcgcgcacagacacacacacacacacacacacacacacacacacacacacacacacacacacacacacacgtttttttctCCAGTTTCAGATCTACTGTTTGTTGATCCAGAAGTAGGGAATGTTTAGGGATGTTGTGAGATCGAAATAGGCGTAGTCATTAGTGCAAGAGTCTAtaggggtaggcaattagcggcccgggggccaaatctggcccggcaTCAATTATACagtatttggcccgcgagatacagcaaatagcagtgcagtgcagcaggcttgtacgaaattccgaatggaaagaatttcaattcaaaataatgccataatacaaacactaggtggtgccattaccttgaatttctttgaatttaagctacgccaccaattgaaagtacatagaacaccaccacctagtgttcgtattatggcattactttgaatggaaattctttccattcggaatttcgtacaagcctgcagtGCAGTGAGTGCAGTCAAATAAAGCTAATAATCCtaactgaaaaaaataatagttCCATGCTTCTTTGTTTGTCCTGCATTCAGAATCAAATTTTTGTTTCCATGGCTTTTGACAACGAAATGTTGCATTGATAGCTAGAAATCTTCAGCTAATGAAACACATCATaacaataaataattgccaaTTGTTATGTTATAcattagttaaagggacactgtgtgagatttttagttgtttatttccagaattcatgctacccattcactaatgttacctttttcatgaatacttaccaccaccatcaaattctaagtattcattacgactggaaaaattgcacttttcatacatgaaaagggggatcttctccatggtccgccattttgaatatccaaaaatagccatttgtagctgcaaaaatgactctacttggaccatactagaaaatatttgtttattacttaggaaactttcatgtaaagatcaaatttggcaataggcagcccagtttcaataagcagcatagttgcagtaccttttttgaccatttcctgcacagtgtacattaTACATTAGTTACGTTATACATTAGTTAAATTACGTTGTTCATTAGTGGCGTTATGCATTAGTTACGGCAGGTTGCTAAGCCAGGTCAGCCTTTTCATGAGAGAGACACCAGGAGATGCAGTTGTCGGCCTATTATCAGTACGTAGAagaaaattaatgttaaatttaaAATAGAATTACATGAAATTAATTGCATTTATGTTAAATAACATTTATTTAAGAGAGCCATAGCCGTGGCCGGCCCATGGTGTTCTTGTCAGAATAAAAATTAGCCCGCGTCCAAACttaattgcctacccctgctaTAGCATGTAATAGCACAATAGTTACATCAATTGGTCCTAGAGACAAAGCCCAGACCCGTATTCATCAGCTGTGGCTATGACTCACGCTTGCCTTTTATGTCTGCAGCGGACTTTGGCCTCTCCAAGATAATTGATGAGCAGGTGACGATGAAAACGGTGTGCGGCACACCTGGCTACTGTGGTGAGcaccctccttgtgtgtgtgtgtgtgtgtgcgcgcgtgcgtgtttgtgtatgtgtctgcatggttGCATGTTATGCTTAAGGTTACAACAAAAGAGGGAGGCAAGAGGTTTGAATTTAAAAGCAGAAAAACACATTTATTAACTAAAACACAAATTAATAAactaaccaaaccaaaccaaatgaGGTGGGTCAAAGTCAGTCATCAGAAGTGCAAGCACGTTGGTTGCTgtgagcagggccggttctggcttatttggtgccctaggcgagtttgagttctggccccccccccccctttcttataccttacagagcACAAGAGTAATatcggtagtaagcttaactaaatagcatcaagaacaataaccgtttttcatcaaatggatttgtggttctttttgacaggcgaccaacacatcagattgagtcgca
This is a stretch of genomic DNA from Engraulis encrasicolus isolate BLACKSEA-1 chromosome 6, IST_EnEncr_1.0, whole genome shotgun sequence. It encodes these proteins:
- the LOC134450177 gene encoding carbohydrate sulfotransferase 12-like, which translates into the protein MVSRELWSLLILWSMFTLLLIATYWNAMGTATLATLYSATSGPRAGEQLEGGPQKTQPADEEASFLSVSDAFVNQFLDDIKDPMEQLSEQHLSGNAQHQPNSSKSDKVLLMRKWKIHLSPISQKLKQRQKEREETFRSVCSANSTFPGKNRKFDDIPDKELEHFIMDDRHKIIYCFVPKVACTNWKRIMAVLSERRVGGVVYHDPLNIPHDAIHEENLQLTFDKFKKRYGSSSRQMMKIKLQKYTKFLFVRDPFVKLISAFRNKFEERNDVFYKLYARDMLKKYGKCPKPPASFTESLASGIRPKSSHFIQYLLDPETEKRGPYDPHWRQVYRMCHPCQINYDFVGKLETLDEDAEHLLRILRVDNVVNFPVSGRKQTTISWEQDSEYFASIPYEWRRQLNKLYQADFRLFGYDKPEELMNE